Proteins encoded in a region of the Haloarchaeobius salinus genome:
- a CDS encoding segregation/condensation protein A — MTSGDAEQSEAAPKKSSGERSDARDGEETERSGGSSEDSSGERSDARDGEETERSGGSSEDSSGERSDARDGEETERSGGSSEDSSGERSDARDGEETERSGGSSEDSSGERSDARDGEETERSGGSSEDSSGERSDARDGEETERSGGSSEDSSGERSDARDGGSSDSPEDMLTIAGHEDREKPGEEPGFLDGEDDSEESADPDGPADPEDFYGEGSVDDVLPDEDDEATTADDDTAADDDALDPVLPDDDAIEDTDDDEVEPVELLVQLAKKGEIDPWDIDVMRVTDRFLDALESVDLRTSGRALFYASVLLRMKGDELIHGSDDEDEAEPAPWEQPFGDESESPPADPDFDPVAGLEAEMERRLERKHARGTPETLDELVRDLREAERGSWWKEGREYDTSDSPKGFRRGTQTLDYHAGDDRRVDDEPTEDDVTGTTHEEEIEEVIDDVRVALREHYDAGRAEVLFAEIKDSGGTRVLTFLALLFLAHRGQVTLQQDELFGDLWVQDPAATTVSDEAVAD, encoded by the coding sequence ATGACTAGCGGGGACGCCGAGCAGAGCGAGGCGGCCCCGAAGAAGTCGAGCGGGGAGCGAAGCGACGCGCGAGATGGCGAGGAGACGGAGCGAAGCGGAGGCTCCTCGGAAGATTCGAGCGGGGAGCGAAGCGACGCGCGAGATGGCGAGGAGACGGAGCGAAGCGGAGGCTCCTCGGAAGATTCGAGCGGGGAGCGAAGCGACGCGCGAGATGGCGAGGAGACGGAGCGAAGCGGAGGCTCCTCGGAAGATTCGAGCGGGGAGCGAAGCGACGCGCGAGATGGCGAGGAGACGGAGCGAAGCGGAGGCTCCTCGGAAGATTCGAGCGGGGAGCGAAGCGACGCGCGAGATGGCGAGGAGACGGAGCGAAGCGGAGGCTCCTCGGAAGATTCGAGCGGGGAGCGAAGCGACGCGCGAGATGGCGAGGAGACGGAGCGAAGCGGAGGCTCCTCGGAAGATTCGAGCGGGGAGCGAAGCGACGCGCGAGATGGCGGTTCGAGCGACAGCCCCGAGGATATGCTCACCATCGCGGGACACGAAGACCGCGAGAAACCGGGCGAGGAACCGGGGTTCCTCGACGGCGAAGACGACAGCGAGGAATCAGCCGACCCGGACGGACCAGCCGACCCCGAGGATTTCTACGGCGAGGGAAGCGTCGACGACGTGCTCCCGGACGAGGACGACGAGGCGACGACGGCAGACGACGATACGGCGGCAGACGACGACGCGCTCGACCCGGTGCTCCCGGACGACGACGCCATCGAGGACACCGACGACGACGAGGTCGAGCCGGTCGAACTACTGGTCCAGCTCGCGAAGAAGGGCGAGATCGACCCGTGGGACATCGACGTCATGCGGGTGACCGACCGGTTCCTCGACGCGCTGGAGTCGGTCGACCTGCGCACGTCGGGGCGGGCGCTGTTCTACGCGAGCGTCCTCCTGCGGATGAAGGGCGACGAGCTCATCCACGGAAGCGACGACGAGGACGAGGCGGAGCCCGCGCCATGGGAGCAGCCGTTCGGGGACGAGTCGGAGTCACCGCCGGCCGACCCCGACTTCGACCCCGTCGCCGGGCTGGAGGCGGAGATGGAGCGCCGGCTCGAACGCAAACACGCCCGCGGGACACCGGAGACGCTCGACGAGCTGGTCCGTGACCTGCGCGAGGCAGAGCGCGGCTCCTGGTGGAAGGAGGGACGGGAGTACGACACGAGCGACTCGCCGAAGGGGTTCCGCCGCGGCACCCAGACGCTCGACTACCACGCGGGCGACGACCGACGCGTCGACGACGAGCCGACCGAGGACGACGTGACCGGGACGACCCACGAGGAGGAGATCGAGGAGGTCATCGACGACGTGCGGGTGGCGCTCCGCGAGCACTACGACGCGGGACGTGCGGAGGTGCTGTTCGCGGAGATCAAGGACAGCGGCGGCACGCGTGTCCTGACGTTCCTCGCGCTGCTCTTTCTCGCCCACCGCGGGCAGGTCACGCTCCAGCAGGACGAACTGTTCGGCGACCTCTGGGTGCAGGACCCGGCCGCGACCACCGTCTCTGACGAGGCCGTCGCCGACTGA
- the smc gene encoding chromosome segregation protein SMC has product MHIKELVLDNFKSFGRKTRIPFYEDFTVVTGPNGSGKSNIIDAVLFALGLARTRGIRAEKLTDLIYNPGHDDGERSGGPREAIVEVVLDNEDRTLSRSQVVNAAGSDDVGDVDEIRVKRRVKETEDNYYSYYYLNGRSVNLSDIQDLLAQAGVAPEGYNVVMQGDVTEIINMTPHSRREIIDEIAGVAEFDAKKEDALAELETVQERINEAELRIEEKQARLDQLEDERQTAMRYRRLRREKEQYEGYLKAAELEDKREERASVEARIEKKQDELEGLQRDLDQKQGTVVRLEEDLEDLNAEIERKGEDEQLAIKREIEGIKGDISRLEDKIAASEESIEAAETKRRESFVKIDRKQEEVDDVEADIRETKVAKSSLKADVASKEGELEEVQAEIDAIDTEYDELKTDLQEKKAELEAERDAVNELQREKDRLVDERRRRSNEAGEIDEEIEEQRAEIPDLEAEQSDLEDELEKAQQNVDSIASVVDDLKAEKESYQEDLATVEDDLQAEQQKYAELEAKAGESGDSSFGRSVTTVLNSGIDGVRGAVAQLGSVAPDYATACETAAGGRMANVVVRDDVVGQQCIEHLKSRNAGRATMLPMNKMRDRSLPSAPDVPGVVDFAYNLIDFDDEYAGIFSHVVGDTLVVEDLDTARDMQGEFRLVTLDGDLVEKSGAMTGGSSSGSRYSFDSSGEGQLKRVAERISELEEERQSLREDIQSVESRLDDARDRKSDAVDEVRGIESDIESTERKIAEREKRIADLQDRREEIEGERESVDEEMQEIEADIEAKQAEITELDAAVEEIESELADSRIPELTREKEAIQEEIDDLEDRMDELDAELNELQLEKQYAEEAIEDLHDEIEAAQNEKAKHEERIEELEEQVEEKEGTLESKRREVLELENELSELKDEREELREELQSAEDERDSVQQQVDAVQSKLDGYTEKRDQLDWEIESLAEEVGEYDPEDVPEHDVVVEMVDCLQADMEAMEPVNMLAIDEYDDVRADLDELEEGRDTLVEEGDAIRERIDSYEAQKKETFMDAFDDIDEQFQDIFTRLSNGSGRLHLEDEEDPFDGGLTMKAQPADKPIQRLDAMSGGEKSLTALAFIFAIQRHNPAPFYALDEIDAFLDAVNAERVGQMVDELAGQAQFVVVSHRTAMLDRSERAIGVTMQSDNVSAVTGIDLSDGDAADVEVSADD; this is encoded by the coding sequence ATGCACATCAAAGAACTCGTTCTGGACAACTTCAAGAGCTTCGGCCGCAAGACGCGAATCCCGTTCTACGAGGACTTCACCGTGGTTACGGGGCCGAACGGCTCGGGCAAGTCCAACATCATCGACGCGGTGCTGTTCGCGCTCGGGCTCGCCCGCACGCGGGGCATCCGCGCCGAGAAGCTCACCGACCTCATCTACAACCCCGGCCACGACGACGGCGAGCGCTCGGGCGGCCCACGCGAGGCCATCGTCGAGGTCGTCCTCGACAACGAGGACCGAACCCTCTCGCGCTCCCAGGTCGTCAACGCCGCCGGCAGCGACGACGTCGGCGACGTGGACGAGATCCGGGTGAAGCGACGGGTGAAGGAGACCGAGGACAACTACTACTCGTACTACTACCTCAACGGCCGCTCGGTCAACCTCTCGGACATCCAGGACCTGCTCGCACAGGCCGGGGTCGCCCCGGAGGGCTACAACGTCGTCATGCAGGGCGACGTGACCGAGATCATCAACATGACCCCGCACTCCCGGCGCGAGATCATCGACGAGATCGCCGGGGTCGCGGAGTTCGACGCGAAGAAGGAGGACGCGCTCGCCGAGCTCGAGACGGTACAGGAGCGCATCAACGAGGCAGAGCTCCGCATCGAGGAGAAGCAGGCCCGCCTCGACCAGCTCGAGGACGAGCGCCAGACGGCGATGCGCTACCGTCGGCTCCGCCGCGAGAAGGAGCAGTACGAGGGCTACCTCAAAGCCGCGGAGCTCGAGGACAAGCGCGAGGAGCGCGCGTCCGTCGAGGCCCGCATCGAGAAGAAGCAGGACGAACTCGAGGGGCTCCAGCGCGACCTCGACCAGAAGCAGGGGACCGTCGTCCGGCTGGAGGAGGACCTGGAGGACCTCAACGCCGAGATCGAGCGCAAGGGCGAGGACGAACAGCTCGCCATCAAGCGCGAGATCGAGGGCATCAAGGGCGACATCTCCCGGCTGGAGGACAAGATAGCGGCGAGCGAGGAGAGCATCGAGGCCGCCGAGACGAAACGGCGCGAGTCGTTCGTGAAGATCGACCGCAAGCAGGAGGAGGTCGACGACGTCGAGGCGGACATCCGCGAGACGAAGGTCGCGAAGTCCTCGCTGAAGGCCGACGTGGCCTCGAAGGAGGGCGAACTGGAGGAGGTCCAGGCCGAGATCGACGCCATCGACACGGAGTACGACGAGCTGAAGACCGACCTCCAGGAGAAGAAGGCGGAGCTCGAGGCCGAGCGCGACGCGGTCAACGAGCTCCAGCGCGAGAAGGACCGCCTCGTCGACGAGCGTCGGCGTCGCTCGAACGAGGCCGGCGAGATAGACGAGGAGATAGAGGAACAGCGCGCGGAGATCCCGGACCTCGAGGCCGAGCAGTCCGACCTCGAGGACGAGCTGGAGAAGGCCCAGCAGAACGTCGACTCCATCGCGTCGGTCGTCGACGACCTCAAGGCCGAGAAGGAGTCGTACCAGGAGGACCTCGCGACGGTCGAGGACGACCTGCAGGCCGAACAGCAGAAGTACGCCGAACTCGAGGCGAAAGCCGGCGAGTCCGGCGACTCGTCGTTCGGTCGCTCCGTGACGACGGTGCTCAACTCGGGCATCGACGGGGTACGCGGCGCGGTCGCCCAGCTGGGAAGCGTCGCCCCCGACTACGCGACGGCGTGTGAGACCGCAGCGGGCGGCCGGATGGCCAACGTCGTCGTGCGCGACGACGTGGTCGGCCAGCAGTGCATCGAGCACCTCAAATCCCGGAACGCGGGTCGGGCGACGATGCTCCCGATGAACAAGATGCGGGACCGCTCGCTGCCGAGCGCGCCGGACGTGCCCGGCGTCGTCGACTTCGCGTACAACCTCATCGACTTCGACGACGAGTACGCGGGCATCTTCAGCCACGTCGTCGGCGACACGCTCGTCGTCGAGGACCTCGACACGGCGCGGGACATGCAGGGCGAGTTCCGGCTCGTCACGCTCGACGGCGACCTCGTCGAGAAGTCGGGCGCGATGACCGGCGGCTCGTCGTCGGGCTCGCGCTACTCGTTCGACTCCTCCGGCGAGGGCCAGCTCAAGCGCGTCGCCGAGCGCATCTCCGAGCTCGAGGAGGAGCGCCAGTCGCTCCGCGAGGACATCCAGTCCGTGGAATCGCGCCTCGACGACGCCCGCGACCGCAAGTCCGACGCGGTCGACGAGGTGCGCGGCATCGAGAGCGATATCGAGAGCACGGAGCGCAAGATAGCCGAGCGGGAGAAGCGCATCGCCGACCTTCAGGACCGCCGCGAAGAGATAGAGGGCGAACGTGAGTCCGTCGACGAGGAGATGCAGGAGATCGAGGCCGACATCGAGGCGAAACAGGCCGAGATCACAGAGCTCGACGCGGCAGTCGAGGAGATCGAGTCCGAGCTCGCCGACTCGCGCATCCCGGAGCTCACCCGCGAGAAGGAGGCCATCCAGGAGGAGATCGACGACCTCGAGGACCGGATGGACGAGCTCGACGCCGAGCTGAACGAGCTCCAGCTGGAGAAGCAGTACGCCGAGGAGGCCATCGAGGACCTCCACGACGAGATCGAGGCGGCCCAGAACGAGAAGGCGAAGCACGAGGAGCGCATCGAGGAGCTGGAGGAGCAGGTCGAAGAGAAGGAGGGGACGCTCGAGTCGAAGCGCCGCGAGGTGCTCGAACTGGAGAACGAGCTCTCCGAGCTGAAGGACGAGCGCGAGGAGCTGCGCGAGGAGCTCCAGAGCGCCGAGGACGAGCGCGACTCGGTCCAGCAGCAGGTCGACGCGGTGCAGTCGAAGCTCGACGGCTACACGGAGAAACGCGACCAGCTCGACTGGGAGATCGAGTCGCTGGCCGAGGAGGTCGGCGAGTACGACCCCGAGGACGTGCCGGAACACGACGTCGTCGTCGAGATGGTCGACTGTCTCCAGGCCGACATGGAGGCGATGGAGCCGGTGAACATGCTCGCCATCGACGAGTACGACGACGTGCGCGCCGACCTCGACGAACTGGAGGAGGGCCGGGACACGCTCGTCGAGGAGGGCGACGCCATCCGCGAGCGCATCGACTCCTACGAGGCCCAGAAGAAGGAGACGTTCATGGACGCCTTCGACGACATCGACGAGCAGTTCCAGGACATCTTCACGCGGCTCTCGAACGGCTCCGGTCGCCTCCATCTGGAGGACGAGGAGGACCCGTTCGACGGCGGCCTGACGATGAAGGCCCAGCCGGCGGACAAGCCCATCCAGCGTCTGGACGCGATGTCCGGCGGGGAGAAGTCCCTGACCGCGCTCGCCTTCATCTTCGCCATCCAGCGCCACAACCCGGCTCCGTTCTACGCGCTGGACGAGATCGACGCGTTCCTCGACGCGGTCAACGCCGAGCGCGTCGGCCAGATGGTCGACGAGCTCGCCGGACAGGCGCAGTTCGTCGTCGTCAGCCACCGGACCGCGATGCTCGACCGGTCCGAGCGCGCCATCGGCGTGACGATGCAGTCCGACAACGTCTCGGCGGTGACGGGTATCGACCTGTCCGACGGCGATGCTGCTGATGTGGAGGTGTCGGCCGATGACTAG
- the metG gene encoding methionine--tRNA ligase, with translation MSHDEFPTEQPAVVTCGLPYANGDLHVGHLRSYTAGDVLSRSLKKLGQQTAFVSGSDMHGTPIAVNADEAGVSPAEFAMEYHEQYEETFPKFNVEFDNYGHTHDETNAEITQDIVRTLEAEGYVYEKEIKVAWDPIEDQPLPDRYVEGTCPYCGAHARGDECDEGCGRHLEPGEIEDPVSTRTGNPAEYRERPHRFFAVSELADYLSGFLDRLEGTSNAQNQPREWIESGLEDWCITRDLDWGIDYPGEEDLVLYVWVDAPIEYISSTKQYSERVGADEYDWEQVWREDDAGDAGGEVVHVIGRDIIQHHTIFWPAMLEVAGYSEPRAVCATGFVTINGKGLSTSRNRAIWAQEYLDEGFHPDLLRYYLTTMGGFQQDLDFSWDRFQERVNGELVGTVGNFLYRSLLFAYRNFGGTPEAELSAEVEERIEQAVDDFTAAVNEYEVRKAGDAAVKLAQFGNEYIQRNEPWKLDDDEAAPVIRDCVQLAKAVTVLIEPVAPGKAEAAWAQVGGEADVHDVTLDAALEPPATEFDEPAELFEQVEDERVDELNEKLADRVAEAASDDDAEDETESEEAEGDDASDVSDELEPLLDERIGFEDFEALDIRVGRIESAEPVEGADKLAKLAVDIGFETRQVVAGIKQLHDLDELPGTKVVLLANMEKAELFGVESNGMVLAAGEQADLLTTHDDAEPGTKVR, from the coding sequence ATGAGCCACGACGAGTTCCCGACGGAACAGCCAGCGGTGGTGACGTGTGGGTTGCCGTACGCGAACGGCGACCTGCACGTCGGCCACCTGAGATCGTACACAGCGGGCGACGTGCTGAGCCGCAGCCTGAAGAAACTGGGTCAGCAGACCGCGTTCGTCTCTGGGTCGGACATGCACGGGACGCCCATCGCGGTGAACGCGGACGAGGCCGGCGTCTCGCCGGCGGAGTTCGCGATGGAGTACCACGAGCAGTACGAGGAGACGTTCCCGAAGTTCAACGTCGAGTTCGACAACTACGGGCACACGCACGACGAGACGAACGCGGAGATAACCCAGGACATCGTCCGGACGCTGGAGGCGGAGGGCTACGTCTACGAGAAGGAGATCAAGGTCGCCTGGGACCCCATCGAGGACCAGCCGCTGCCGGACCGCTACGTCGAGGGCACGTGTCCGTACTGCGGGGCCCACGCCCGCGGCGACGAGTGCGACGAGGGCTGTGGTCGCCACCTCGAACCCGGCGAGATCGAGGACCCCGTCTCGACGCGGACGGGTAATCCGGCCGAGTACCGCGAGCGGCCGCACCGGTTCTTCGCGGTGTCCGAACTCGCGGACTACCTGAGCGGCTTCCTCGACCGGCTGGAGGGCACGTCGAACGCGCAGAACCAGCCCCGGGAGTGGATCGAGTCCGGGCTGGAGGACTGGTGTATCACCCGCGACCTCGACTGGGGCATCGACTACCCGGGCGAGGAGGACCTCGTGCTCTACGTCTGGGTCGACGCCCCCATCGAGTACATCTCGTCGACGAAGCAGTACAGCGAGCGCGTCGGTGCCGACGAGTACGACTGGGAGCAGGTCTGGCGGGAGGACGACGCCGGCGACGCTGGCGGCGAGGTCGTCCACGTCATCGGCCGGGACATCATCCAGCACCACACCATCTTCTGGCCGGCGATGCTCGAGGTGGCGGGCTACTCGGAGCCCCGGGCGGTCTGTGCGACCGGCTTCGTCACCATCAACGGGAAGGGCCTCTCGACGAGCCGGAACCGCGCCATCTGGGCACAGGAGTACCTCGACGAGGGGTTCCACCCGGACCTGCTGCGGTACTACCTGACGACGATGGGCGGCTTCCAGCAGGACCTCGACTTCTCCTGGGACCGGTTCCAGGAGCGCGTCAACGGCGAACTCGTCGGAACGGTCGGGAACTTCCTGTACCGGAGCCTGCTGTTCGCCTACCGGAACTTCGGCGGGACGCCCGAGGCGGAGCTCTCCGCGGAGGTCGAAGAGCGCATCGAGCAGGCGGTCGACGACTTCACCGCCGCGGTCAACGAGTACGAGGTCCGGAAGGCCGGCGACGCCGCGGTGAAGCTCGCCCAGTTCGGCAACGAGTACATCCAGCGCAACGAGCCCTGGAAGCTCGACGACGACGAGGCCGCGCCGGTCATCCGCGACTGCGTGCAGCTCGCGAAGGCCGTCACCGTCCTCATCGAGCCCGTCGCACCGGGGAAGGCCGAGGCGGCGTGGGCCCAGGTCGGCGGCGAGGCGGACGTCCACGACGTGACGCTTGACGCCGCGCTCGAACCGCCGGCGACCGAGTTCGACGAGCCCGCGGAGCTGTTCGAGCAGGTCGAGGACGAGCGCGTCGACGAGCTGAACGAGAAGCTCGCCGACCGCGTCGCCGAGGCCGCGAGCGACGACGACGCCGAGGACGAAACCGAAAGCGAGGAGGCCGAGGGCGACGACGCATCCGACGTGAGCGACGAACTCGAACCCCTGCTGGACGAGCGCATCGGCTTCGAGGACTTCGAGGCACTCGACATCCGCGTCGGCCGTATCGAGAGCGCCGAACCCGTCGAGGGCGCGGACAAGCTGGCGAAGCTCGCGGTCGACATCGGCTTCGAGACGCGACAGGTCGTCGCCGGCATCAAGCAGCTCCACGACCTCGACGAGCTGCCGGGGACGAAGGTCGTCCTGCTGGCGAACATGGAGAAGGCGGAGCTGTTCGGTGTCGAGTCAAACGGCATGGTGCTCGCCGCGGGCGAGCAGGCGGACCTGCTGACGACCCACGACGACGCCGAACCTGGCACGAAGGTTCGCTGA
- a CDS encoding HEAT repeat domain-containing protein, which translates to MGLLSGSDDTERAEELCELARDDPAGAVGHVDELRDLLAAGDATTRTTAADALYHIAGTEPTALADCVDALITRLDDDDASARRRAADALAAIAAGAPRTFSAWVESLAPALSTADPYVRAAVASVFARLAASGPSTVLDAVEGLRDATTDDEEWDVRTYATGALADVATRYPEEVLPVVDDTVANAREPVPALQTAAVDLLAAVAVNDPETVPEVDELFAELVLDAPTSQRLATAYAIGRVGVAHPDRIPEALDALTAAIGDDDDRVSRAAATAFVTVATEYSGSVTIGEDLHQRLWWLADDIDAPVEQLLESDE; encoded by the coding sequence ATGGGACTGCTGAGTGGGTCCGACGACACCGAACGTGCAGAGGAGCTGTGCGAACTGGCGCGCGACGACCCGGCGGGCGCTGTCGGGCACGTCGACGAGCTACGCGACCTGCTCGCGGCCGGGGACGCGACGACCCGGACGACCGCCGCGGACGCACTGTACCACATCGCGGGCACCGAACCGACGGCGCTCGCGGACTGCGTCGACGCACTCATCACACGACTCGACGACGACGACGCGAGCGCCCGCCGTCGCGCCGCCGACGCGCTCGCGGCCATCGCGGCGGGCGCACCGCGAACGTTCAGCGCGTGGGTCGAGTCGCTGGCACCCGCTCTCTCGACGGCGGACCCGTACGTGCGGGCGGCGGTCGCGTCCGTGTTCGCACGGCTCGCCGCCTCGGGGCCCAGCACGGTCCTCGACGCAGTCGAGGGGCTCCGCGACGCGACGACGGACGACGAGGAGTGGGACGTCCGGACGTACGCCACCGGCGCGCTGGCGGACGTTGCGACGCGCTACCCCGAGGAGGTGCTCCCCGTCGTGGACGACACGGTGGCGAACGCCCGCGAGCCCGTGCCGGCCCTCCAGACCGCCGCCGTCGACCTGCTCGCCGCCGTCGCCGTGAACGATCCCGAGACGGTCCCCGAGGTCGACGAGCTGTTCGCCGAACTCGTTCTCGACGCACCGACCAGTCAGCGGCTGGCTACGGCGTACGCCATCGGCCGTGTCGGGGTCGCACATCCGGACCGGATACCCGAGGCACTCGACGCGCTCACGGCCGCCATCGGGGACGACGACGACCGGGTGAGCCGTGCCGCGGCGACCGCGTTCGTCACCGTCGCGACCGAGTACTCGGGCTCCGTGACCATCGGCGAGGACCTCCACCAGCGCCTCTGGTGGCTCGCCGACGACATCGACGCGCCCGTCGAGCAGCTGCTCGAGTCGGACGAGTGA
- the mtnP gene encoding S-methyl-5'-thioadenosine phosphorylase, with translation MTIGVIGGSGIYEALPLENVEQRSVDTPFGEPSDDITLGELAGKEVAFLPRHGPDHQHTPTNAPYKANIYALKSVGVDRVIATNAVGSLREDLPPRTLLVPTQIFDRTSQREHTFFGDGMVVHMGFADPYDPPMVAHLADAAERADTDADVEEGGTYVCIEGPQYSTRSESEFYREQGWDVVGMTAIPEAKLAREAELSYATVTGVTDYDVWKADSEVTLDEVLENAAANQESINAVVEEAVRSMPEDFESDAWSALEGTINTPSEAIPDDTRERVDLLAGQYLD, from the coding sequence ATGACTATCGGCGTCATCGGCGGCAGCGGCATCTACGAGGCCCTGCCCCTGGAGAACGTGGAGCAGCGCAGCGTGGACACGCCCTTCGGCGAGCCCTCGGACGACATCACGCTCGGCGAACTCGCCGGGAAGGAGGTCGCGTTCCTCCCGCGACACGGTCCGGACCACCAGCACACCCCGACGAACGCGCCGTACAAGGCGAACATCTACGCGCTGAAGTCGGTCGGCGTCGACCGCGTCATCGCGACGAACGCGGTCGGCAGCCTGCGCGAGGACCTCCCGCCCCGCACGCTGCTCGTCCCGACGCAGATCTTCGACCGGACGAGCCAGCGCGAGCACACCTTCTTCGGCGACGGCATGGTCGTCCACATGGGCTTCGCCGATCCGTACGACCCACCGATGGTGGCACACCTCGCCGACGCGGCCGAGCGCGCCGACACCGACGCCGACGTCGAGGAGGGCGGCACCTACGTCTGCATCGAGGGGCCGCAGTACTCCACCCGGTCCGAGAGCGAGTTCTACCGCGAGCAGGGCTGGGACGTCGTCGGCATGACCGCCATCCCGGAGGCGAAGCTCGCCCGCGAGGCCGAGCTGAGCTACGCGACGGTCACCGGCGTCACGGACTACGACGTCTGGAAGGCGGACAGCGAGGTCACCCTCGACGAGGTGCTCGAGAACGCCGCCGCGAACCAGGAGTCCATCAACGCGGTCGTCGAGGAGGCCGTGCGCTCGATGCCCGAGGACTTCGAGAGCGACGCCTGGTCCGCCCTGGAGGGGACCATCAACACGCCGAGCGAGGCCATCCCCGACGACACCCGCGAGCGCGTCGACCTGCTCGCCGGCCAGTACCTCGACTGA
- a CDS encoding DUF7518 family protein, whose protein sequence is MPKNRVEDLEATVDELEATVRGLTEELVETKERVRILESELEEERTADSGVESVDEMLTPEPGDEGGVDRSEAEQEDVEQAAARARSEGAKDHEGEGGDDSEESELGDDIIVA, encoded by the coding sequence ATGCCGAAGAACCGGGTGGAAGACCTCGAGGCCACCGTGGACGAGCTCGAAGCGACCGTTCGCGGGCTGACGGAGGAACTGGTCGAAACGAAAGAACGCGTTCGCATCCTCGAATCCGAGCTCGAGGAGGAACGGACAGCCGACTCGGGCGTCGAGTCGGTCGACGAGATGCTCACCCCCGAACCGGGCGACGAAGGCGGCGTCGACCGCTCCGAGGCGGAACAGGAGGACGTCGAGCAGGCGGCCGCACGCGCCCGGAGCGAAGGCGCTAAGGACCACGAGGGGGAAGGCGGGGACGACAGCGAGGAGTCCGAACTCGGCGACGACATCATCGTCGCGTAA
- a CDS encoding GYD domain-containing protein — protein sequence MATYISLVRLRDRNINNVQELATVWGELKVETEEFDATLEDTYAILGDYDFVVVFDAAGRDEAFRVALAMERHGLDMQTMEAIPTEDFADLVTDI from the coding sequence ATGGCCACGTACATCTCGCTGGTCCGCCTCCGTGACCGGAACATCAACAACGTCCAGGAGCTCGCCACCGTCTGGGGCGAGCTCAAGGTCGAGACCGAGGAGTTCGACGCGACGCTCGAGGACACGTACGCCATCCTCGGCGACTACGATTTCGTCGTCGTCTTCGACGCCGCCGGCCGCGACGAGGCGTTCCGGGTCGCCCTCGCGATGGAGCGCCACGGCCTCGACATGCAGACGATGGAGGCCATCCCGACCGAGGACTTCGCGGACCTCGTCACCGACATCTGA
- a CDS encoding helix-turn-helix domain-containing protein: MGVIAEFSVEADAFGPPSVGGGEVQIQFEPVVPTSGDVTPYAWVTGDTDWFERTIDESATDVGYSVLDRHDGRVLYRLRWHTEPTALLSIFVDTDAAVLEARATDRWFFRVRFPDDTSVTRFHERTREHGYELDLHRLGRSDDDPVEAEGAYGLTPEQREALLFAVESGYFAIPRQSTLDDIAAEFDISNQAASERLRRATESVLQDALDQKPDNPVT, translated from the coding sequence ATGGGGGTAATTGCGGAGTTCTCGGTCGAGGCGGACGCGTTCGGTCCGCCGTCGGTCGGTGGGGGAGAGGTCCAGATACAGTTCGAACCGGTCGTACCCACGTCGGGGGACGTGACGCCGTACGCCTGGGTGACCGGCGACACCGACTGGTTCGAGCGTACGATCGACGAGTCGGCGACGGATGTCGGCTACAGTGTGCTGGACAGGCACGATGGCCGCGTGCTCTACCGGCTCCGGTGGCACACGGAGCCGACCGCGTTGCTGTCCATCTTCGTGGACACGGACGCGGCAGTGCTCGAGGCACGGGCGACCGACCGGTGGTTCTTCCGGGTCCGGTTCCCGGACGATACGAGCGTCACGCGCTTCCACGAACGGACCAGGGAGCACGGCTACGAGCTCGACCTGCACCGGCTGGGTCGATCAGACGACGACCCGGTCGAAGCAGAGGGGGCCTACGGCCTGACACCGGAGCAGCGGGAGGCACTGCTGTTCGCCGTCGAGAGCGGCTACTTCGCCATCCCGCGACAGTCGACGCTCGACGACATCGCCGCCGAGTTCGATATCTCGAACCAGGCCGCATCCGAGCGACTGCGCCGCGCGACCGAGTCCGTCCTCCAGGACGCGCTCGACCAGAAACCAGACAATCCAGTGACATAG